In Natrinema amylolyticum, the following are encoded in one genomic region:
- a CDS encoding FxLYD domain-containing protein — MQRRTLLAGGGTVLSALVAGCAADEIENIDGGTRDNPSESDGEFLGSADLEIVDHEMVLDEEGYGTDVYVEATVENNGSTPSGDVDLRVDWYDSDGNYLDNDTAQLTSLGDGERWVARVYNLLTDEADIDDYELEGEFSEDAYEPTDELSLVGSSMNVVDEEFGDGELNVRGEVSNDSDAAQSYVEAVAKIYDDDGNVLGDDRTNITDLPGGETWAFTIDYFSRDVDNRAGEAADHEILIKDSPW; from the coding sequence ATGCAACGACGAACGCTGTTAGCGGGGGGCGGGACCGTACTCTCGGCGCTGGTCGCTGGCTGTGCGGCCGACGAGATCGAGAATATCGATGGTGGGACGCGCGATAACCCGAGTGAAAGCGACGGAGAGTTTCTCGGATCGGCAGATCTGGAAATCGTCGATCACGAGATGGTCCTCGACGAGGAGGGATACGGTACGGACGTCTACGTAGAGGCGACGGTCGAAAACAACGGTTCGACCCCGAGTGGAGACGTCGATCTCCGGGTCGATTGGTACGATTCTGATGGGAATTATCTCGACAACGATACGGCCCAATTGACGTCACTCGGAGACGGCGAACGGTGGGTGGCCCGCGTGTACAACCTCCTCACGGACGAGGCGGATATCGACGACTACGAACTCGAGGGCGAATTCAGTGAAGACGCCTACGAGCCGACCGATGAGTTGTCCCTCGTCGGGAGTTCGATGAACGTCGTGGACGAGGAGTTCGGAGATGGCGAGTTGAACGTTCGGGGAGAGGTCAGCAACGACAGCGATGCCGCACAGAGTTATGTCGAGGCCGTCGCGAAGATATACGACGACGACGGGAACGTCTTGGGCGACGACCGGACGAACATCACCGACCTTCCCGGCGGGGAGACGTGGGCGTTCACCATCGACTACTTCTCGCGAGACGTGGACAATCGCGCCGGCGAGGCCGCCGATCACGAGATCCTGATCAAAGACTCGCCGTGGTAA